From the Thermus tengchongensis genome, one window contains:
- a CDS encoding glycerate kinase type-2 family protein — MKELLEAAFLEALRAAHPYRLTQRALPPWKPDLVLAVGKGAASMLQAALDRYGEVPYHLTLPKGQDALGLRAVFAGHPLPDGESLRAAQEVLELLQGLSPKARVLALVSGGGSALWCLPLGISLEEKQGLTQGLLRSGASIGEVNAVRKHLSRIKGGRLLLATRARVHALLLSDVPGDDPSVIASGPFHPDPTTYADALAILDRYRLGLEGARRVLERGAKGELPETLKPGHPALRRLSWRMAGRNLDLLKGAQGFLRRQGYRAVILSDRFGGEARALARFHAELLETIRAHGVPFRKPLFLLSGGEAQVRVEGRGLGGRNLEFLLALYAHLQRPLYALAADSDGLDGPSGAAGALLTPEVWELGLDPRPFLAENNSLGFFQEAGTLLKTGPTGTNLNDFRLLFVD; from the coding sequence ATGAAGGAGCTTTTGGAGGCCGCCTTCCTCGAGGCCTTGCGGGCCGCCCACCCCTACCGCCTCACGCAAAGGGCCCTCCCTCCTTGGAAGCCGGACCTGGTCCTGGCGGTGGGCAAGGGGGCGGCCTCCATGCTGCAGGCCGCCTTAGACCGCTACGGGGAGGTGCCCTACCACCTCACCCTGCCCAAGGGCCAAGACGCCCTGGGCCTGAGGGCGGTCTTCGCCGGACATCCCCTGCCCGATGGGGAAAGCCTAAGGGCGGCCCAGGAGGTCCTGGAACTCCTCCAGGGGCTTTCCCCCAAGGCCCGGGTCCTGGCCCTGGTCTCGGGTGGGGGAAGCGCCCTTTGGTGCCTGCCCCTGGGGATCTCCCTAGAGGAAAAGCAAGGCCTCACCCAAGGCCTCCTCCGAAGCGGGGCCAGCATCGGGGAGGTCAACGCCGTGCGCAAGCACCTCTCCCGGATCAAGGGAGGAAGGCTCCTCCTGGCCACCAGGGCCAGGGTCCACGCCCTCCTCCTCTCCGACGTGCCGGGGGACGACCCCAGCGTCATCGCCTCCGGGCCCTTCCACCCCGACCCCACCACCTACGCCGACGCCCTGGCCATCCTGGACCGCTACCGCCTGGGCCTCGAGGGGGCCCGGCGGGTGCTGGAGCGGGGGGCTAAGGGGGAGCTTCCGGAAACCCTCAAGCCCGGCCACCCCGCCCTAAGGCGGCTTTCCTGGCGGATGGCCGGGCGCAACCTGGACCTCCTGAAGGGCGCCCAAGGGTTCTTAAGGCGGCAAGGCTACCGGGCGGTGATCCTCTCCGACCGCTTTGGCGGCGAGGCCCGGGCCCTGGCCCGCTTCCACGCGGAGCTTTTGGAAACCATCCGCGCCCACGGGGTGCCCTTCCGAAAGCCCCTTTTCCTCCTCTCCGGCGGCGAGGCCCAGGTGCGGGTGGAGGGAAGGGGCCTTGGGGGAAGGAACCTGGAGTTCCTCCTGGCCCTTTACGCCCACCTGCAAAGGCCCCTTTACGCCCTGGCCGCGGACTCCGACGGGCTGGACGGGCCCTCGGGCGCGGCGGGGGCCCTCCTCACCCCGGAGGTCTGGGAGCTGGGCCTGGACCCCAGGCCCTTCCTGGCGGAGAACAACAGCCTGGGCTTTTTCCAGGAGGCGGGTACCCTCCTGAAGACCGGCCCCACCGGCACCAACCTCAACGACTTCCGCCTCCTCTTTGTAGACTAA
- a CDS encoding nucleotidyltransferase domain-containing protein: MEYPELAPVLEAILKTVPAQKIILFGSRARGEARPESDYDLLVVVPREVDKRSAARSLYLALAKVRKGFAVDLVVTHPEHLERYKDAWMTIYPQALREGRTLYAA; this comes from the coding sequence GTGGAGTACCCGGAGCTGGCCCCGGTCCTCGAGGCCATCCTCAAAACCGTACCGGCCCAGAAGATCATCCTTTTCGGCAGCCGGGCCCGGGGAGAGGCCCGCCCGGAAAGCGACTACGACCTTCTCGTGGTGGTGCCTCGGGAAGTGGACAAGCGCTCGGCGGCGCGGTCCCTTTACCTCGCCCTAGCCAAGGTACGCAAGGGTTTTGCCGTGGACCTGGTGGTGACCCATCCAGAGCACCTGGAAAGGTACAAGGATGCTTGGATGACCATCTATCCCCAAGCCCTAAGGGAGGGGAGAACCCTTTATGCCGCTTGA